The window GACGGTTCGCTCTTATGGTGATTTATCGATTCATGAGAAGGATGAAATCATGCGTGAGATTGAACGTCGCACGCTAGACCTTGATGATATTGAATCTTTGTATACGCGCACTGGTGGTAATGATTTGGTGGGTACATTCCGGATTAACCTCAGAAACTGGCAAAAACGCAGAACGGCTGACGAGATTGTTACGGATTTACAACAGCGTTTTGCTGATTATGCGGGCGTAGAGGTTGAGGTTCGCAAAGATCAAATGGGGCCGCAGCAGGGTAAAGATTTAAAAATTGAATTTGCCTCCAAAAACCCAGAGTTATTGCAGGAGACTGTTCGCACTGCACGAAGACTACTTGAAGCAAATGGTAATTTCACCAACATCGAAGACGCTTCCTCGAAACCTGGTATTGAATGGCAGTTAAAAGTAGATAGGGCGCTTGCAGCAACCTTTAGTGCCGATGCTACTTTGGTAGGTACTTCGGTACAGATGGTTACCAATGGTTTAAAGCTTGGCGAGTATCGTCCTGATGATGTTGATGATGAGTTAGATATTCGGGTTCGTTTTCCGTTGGAAAAGCGCAATATAGCCCGCCTTGATGATTTGCGATTAAAAACCTTTGATGGTCTGGTGCCGGTAACCAACTTCGTTGAACGTCAGGCTGCTCAGAAAGTTGATACCATTCGCCGTGTCGATTCAAAACGGGTGGTGATTGTGCAGGCGGATTTAAAACCCGGAGCACAATTGGTGAAAGAATTGCCAAAATTGCAAAAGAAAATGGAAAACTCTGATATTGATTGGTTTCAGGTAAGCATGCAGGTGAAAGGACAAAATGAAGAACAAATGGAATCGCAACAATTTTTAGGCAATGCTTTTATGGTTGCACTGTTTGTGATGGCAATTATTCTTGTTACTCAATTTAATAGTTTTTATCAGGCCTTCTTAATTCTCTCCGCCGTACTGTTCTCAACCGTTGGTGTGTTCTTTGCGCTTTATTTAACGGGTAAGCCGTTTGGCACGGTAATGTCTGGCCTTGGCGTCATTTCTCTGGCTGGTATAGTGGTAAACAATAATATCGTGCTAATCGACACTTATAATGTGTTGCGCAAACAAGGCTTAAAAGCCAAAGAAGCAATCCTCAGAACCGGTGCTCAGCGTTTACGTCCGGTATTGTTAACCACCATCACTACGATTCTCGGCTTGATGCCTATGGTATTGCAGATGAATATCGACTTCATTACCCGAGAAATCAGTTTTGGCGCACCATCGACTCAATGGTGGGCGCAGCTAGCCACTGCAGTAGCTGGTGGTTTAGCATTTGCTACTCTGTTAACGTTAATCCTAACGCCATGTTTAATTGCTTTACGTGATGTAAAAACATCAAGGAAAGCAAAATCCAAACCCACTATTCGTCCGCGTAAATCGCAACCTCAGCCGCTGATGAATACGTTCGAAGAAGTATAAGGAACCTTATGTTTAACCGCATGCCTCGTATTGCCGCACTGGCAATTTTCGCATTGAGTACATTTGTTGCTCGTGCCGAGTTTCTCAATGAAGCAGAATTACAGCAATTACAAGCGTTGAAAGAGACTACTTTAGAATCTGGCCTTTCCTATGAAATTTTAGAATCACTGACAACAGAAGTTGGTGCGCGAATGATAGGTACTGAGGGTGACAAACGTGCCATTGCCTGGTCGGTACAAAAGATGAAAGATCTGGGCTTCGATAAAGTCTGGACCGAAGAAGTGACCCATTACCAGTGGGTTCGTGGTGACGTTGAAGCCAAAGTAATCGCACCGTTTCCGCAACCTGTCGTAGCTATTGCGTTAGGTGAGAGTGTAGGCACTGGCGAAAAAGGGATTCAGGCAGAAGTTGTCCACTTTGAAAATTTTGATGCCCTAAAGGCCGCTGAACCAGGAAGTCTGGAAGGTAAAATTGCGTTTGTCGCTTACCGCATGGAGCGTCATATCAGTGGCAAAGGCTATGGTAAAGCGGTTGGCGCGCGGGTATTAGGAGCCCAGGTTGCGGCTGAAAAAGGCGCAGTAGCCTTTATGATGCGTTCGGTGGGTACCGACGATAACCGTACCGGACACACTGGCATAACTCGTTATAAAGACGGTGTTAAACGTATCGCCGCTGTAGCCTTATCCAATCCAGATGCAGATATGCTGGTAAATCAGTTTAAGCGTAATAAACCGGTAGAATTTTTCCTGAAGGTGACTGCGGTACGTAATGAAAGAGTGACTGTTAAAGGTGCGAATGTGATCGGAGAAATCACTGGCTCTGAATATCCGGAGCAAATCGTTGCTCTTGGCGCTCACCTGGATAGCTGGGATGTTGGAACTGGCGCGGTAGATGATGGTTTAGGTATGGCAATGATGATGGCGGCGACGTCGCATATTTCTAAGCTTTCTGAACGTCCAAAACGTACGATTCGAGTGATTCTTTTCGCTGGTGAGGAAGTTGGCCTTCTCGGTGCCAGAGAGTATGTAAACGTGCATCAGGATAATCTTAAAAATCACGTGATTGGTGCAGAATGGGATTTTGGCCTGGGTCGTATTTACGAATTTAAAACCGGCGTAGGCGCTGAAGCTCTAGCAGGAGCTCGGGAGTTTGCTCAGGTTCTGGCGCCTCTTGGCGTATCCTTCAACCCGGTGAATAATGCTCAGGGTCAATCCGATATGAGTCTGGTGACCCAGCAAGGTGTTCCTGCAGCTCGATTTGCTCCGGATGGTTCCAGGTATTTTGATATACACCACACCATGAATGATACCTTAGATAAGGTAAATCCTGATGATTTACGCCAGAATACTGCGGTATACACCATGTTTGCATACTTTGCCGCGCAGACGGGTATCGATTTTCGCAAGTAACGAAACGTATCGTTAAAAAGACAATGACAAAACGGCCTGGCGGCCGTTTTGTCATTCTACTCCGCATTGATGCGGATTAGAGAATCCAGAAATTATTCCTGAGGCATAATTACGGTGTCGATCACATGGATCACACCGTTTGAGGCCTCAATATCGGTCGCTACAACGTTAGCACCATCAACCATTACCCCGCCTGAATCAGCTTTAATGGCAATATCACCGCCTTGCACCGTTGTTGCAGAGTTTAAATCCACCACATCTGCAGCCAACACTTTACCCGGTACCACATGATATGTCAGGATGGCGACTAATTTATCTTTGTTTTCCGGCAACAATAAGCTGTCCACGGTACCTTCTGGTAATTTCGCGAACGCTTCGTTAGTCGGAGCAAACACGGTGAAAGGTCCGTCGCCTTTCAATGTGTCGACTAAACCAGCAGCCTGAACAGCAGCCACCAGGGTCGAAAAATCATCGTTGCTGGCGGCGACGTCGACAATGTCTTTTGAGTCTTTGCTATAACCGCCGCCGGCTAATGTCATTGCAGAGAACAGAAACAAAAATGCGAGGGCAGGGACTTTCAATAACGTTTTCATGGTTTTTTCCTATGGTCGTTAATAATTTATTTAGCGCCTGATGAAGAACCTTTCTCCAACAGATTTTGACCCTGGCCTCACGTCCGTTAGATGCAAGGTCGTTACGCTGCGTACCTCTCCTTTACGATTGGATAATTCTACTGGATTAACAACTACTCACGCTAAACGTAACAAAATGTTAACTTTTAAGGTTTTCATTGATATAGGTCAGGGTAATTTCCCGGTTATCTTTCAGCTAGACTGGTTTAATATGTCGTATCCAACTGTCTCCAAACTTTTCACTGACTCCGGATCTGCAATGGCTGAAAAAAACAGCCAACCTTAAGGAAACCGATTCTAACTGGGCATTTGCACTGCGAGCGATACTGACTATCTGATATATTTTTCCATAACGCCATGATATCGTTATCAATGTTTCACAAAACTGTTTTACAATAAATGAAGTTCACACCGATATTCGAACATCAAAACCAATTCTGGTTATTCATTGAAAAGGAAAAAGCATGTCTAATTTATGGAAGTTCAGTGTCGCGATTTCTCTGTCGCTAGTTGCTTTGTTTGCATCGGCCAAATCGTCGGTTTGGCAGGTTACCAAAGACGGGCAAACTGTTTATTTAGGTGGCACTGTGCATGTACTGGCACAAAGTGATTATCCCCTACCGGAAGAATTTGATAAGGCATACGACCAATCTCAGATACTGGTTTTTGAAATGGATATGAGTGCGACGGGTACACCTCAGTTTCAACAGGCGATGATGGAGAAAATGATGTATACCGGTGGCGGCACTTATGCGGACGATTTAAAGCCTGAAACCGTTAAACGTCTTGATGCATATATGGCTGAGCGTAACCTTCCGGTTGATAACCTGAAAGTGCTTAAGCCCTCGATGTTATCGGTTACCTTGAGCATGTTGGAATTACAACGTTTAGGTATTTTCGGTGCTGGTGTGGATTTGTTCTATACCCAACGTGGTCAGGCGGATAACAAATCTTTTGCATTTCTTGAGTTACCGGAAGAACAGTTGGATTTCTTAGCGGCGCTAGGTAAAGGCTATGAGGATGAGTTCATTAATTACACTCTCGACGATATCAGCAAAATTGGCGACATGATGACCGAAATGAAAACTGCATGGCGCACCGGTGATAGTGATGCTCTATATAATTTAGGTACTAAGGATTGGAAACAGAAGTTCCCACAATCTTATCAGTCGCTAATCGTTGACAGAAATAACAACTGGATGGATGACATTGAGGGTTATTTCAGCACCAAAGAAGTGGAATTTGTTTTAGTCGGCGCTTTACACCTGGTTGGTGATGAAGGCGTTCTAAAGCAGTTAGAGGATAAAGGCTATAAGATCATTCAGCTTTGATTGCCCGAATATTAGAATATTATGACAAAAAGGGAAGCTAAGCTTCCCTTTTTGTTGGTTAATTTATTTCAATACTTATTCAATATCCAGAGGATCCGGGGAAAGGACAATGCCAGTGTTGTCGGCATAGATGTGATCTTCCGGTAAGATAGTTACACCTGCAAAATTTACCGCTACGTCGGTTTCGCCATCCTCATTATCGGTAGCACCAACCGGGATTGATATAATCGCCTGAATGCCAATGTCAATCTCTTCTAATGCATCGACATCACGGACACTACCGTAACAAATAATGCCTTCCCAATTGTTTTTCGCTGCCGCATCGGCAATATAGGCATCAATCAAGGCACGACGAGAAGAGCCGCCGCCATCAACCACCAGGACTTTACCGGTACCGTCACTTTCAACGATTTGGGTGATAAGGCCATTAGCTTCAAAACACTTTACCGTCACCACCTGGCCTCCAAAGGAACTGCGGCCACCATAATTACTCAGCATTGGCTCTAATACATCGACCATGTCAGTGTACAGGTTACATAATTCTGAGGTGTTGTATTCCATGGAAATCTCCGACTTTAACTATTTCACAGTATAACGTGGTAAGGATAAGGTACAAGGGTTTGTAAATAGAATGTGAAATTAGTGGCTGCGAATACAAAAAAAAGCGCCATCAGGCGCTTTTTTCGGTTTTGCTGTTCGGCAATTATTTTTTGCCCAACATACCAAAACGTTTGTTGAACTTGTCAACACGACCACCGGTCTCAGCAGCTTTCTGCTTACCAGTGTAGAATGGGTGACACTCAGAACAAACGTCCAGGTGAATATCTTTGCCCAACGTTGAGCGAGTTTCGATTACGTTGCCACAAGAACAAGTTGCCTTGATAGCAGTGTAATTTGGGTGAATACCGTCTTTCATGGAAAACCTCTGTTTTAAGGCCGTATCGCCATCTGATCCAGTGCCAGATACCATACGAGTTATCAATAAGGGGGCGAATAATACGGGATCATCTCGCCGCGATCAACTAAAAACGTTAAAAAATAGCCAATTTTAGCCCTGTAATTCACTTTGTCGATAACCAGGCAGGAATTAGTAG is drawn from Thalassotalea sp. PS06 and contains these coding sequences:
- a CDS encoding M20/M25/M40 family metallo-hydrolase; translation: MFNRMPRIAALAIFALSTFVARAEFLNEAELQQLQALKETTLESGLSYEILESLTTEVGARMIGTEGDKRAIAWSVQKMKDLGFDKVWTEEVTHYQWVRGDVEAKVIAPFPQPVVAIALGESVGTGEKGIQAEVVHFENFDALKAAEPGSLEGKIAFVAYRMERHISGKGYGKAVGARVLGAQVAAEKGAVAFMMRSVGTDDNRTGHTGITRYKDGVKRIAAVALSNPDADMLVNQFKRNKPVEFFLKVTAVRNERVTVKGANVIGEITGSEYPEQIVALGAHLDSWDVGTGAVDDGLGMAMMMAATSHISKLSERPKRTIRVILFAGEEVGLLGAREYVNVHQDNLKNHVIGAEWDFGLGRIYEFKTGVGAEALAGAREFAQVLAPLGVSFNPVNNAQGQSDMSLVTQQGVPAARFAPDGSRYFDIHHTMNDTLDKVNPDDLRQNTAVYTMFAYFAAQTGIDFRK
- the rpmE gene encoding 50S ribosomal protein L31 → MKDGIHPNYTAIKATCSCGNVIETRSTLGKDIHLDVCSECHPFYTGKQKAAETGGRVDKFNKRFGMLGKK
- a CDS encoding fasciclin domain-containing protein — its product is MKTLLKVPALAFLFLFSAMTLAGGGYSKDSKDIVDVAASNDDFSTLVAAVQAAGLVDTLKGDGPFTVFAPTNEAFAKLPEGTVDSLLLPENKDKLVAILTYHVVPGKVLAADVVDLNSATTVQGGDIAIKADSGGVMVDGANVVATDIEASNGVIHVIDTVIMPQE
- a CDS encoding TraB/GumN family protein; protein product: MSNLWKFSVAISLSLVALFASAKSSVWQVTKDGQTVYLGGTVHVLAQSDYPLPEEFDKAYDQSQILVFEMDMSATGTPQFQQAMMEKMMYTGGGTYADDLKPETVKRLDAYMAERNLPVDNLKVLKPSMLSVTLSMLELQRLGIFGAGVDLFYTQRGQADNKSFAFLELPEEQLDFLAALGKGYEDEFINYTLDDISKIGDMMTEMKTAWRTGDSDALYNLGTKDWKQKFPQSYQSLIVDRNNNWMDDIEGYFSTKEVEFVLVGALHLVGDEGVLKQLEDKGYKIIQL
- the rraA gene encoding ribonuclease E activity regulator RraA translates to MEYNTSELCNLYTDMVDVLEPMLSNYGGRSSFGGQVVTVKCFEANGLITQIVESDGTGKVLVVDGGGSSRRALIDAYIADAAAKNNWEGIICYGSVRDVDALEEIDIGIQAIISIPVGATDNEDGETDVAVNFAGVTILPEDHIYADNTGIVLSPDPLDIE